A section of the Opitutaceae bacterium genome encodes:
- a CDS encoding anion transporter, translating into MNFREYITASLAVITLVGVAIGRYPALKMNRATIAMVGATGMVAFGALSLEQAYAAIDWNTVILLFGMMVLNVNLRMAGFFQLVTSHVVRIARTPRQLLALTIAVSGFFSAIFLNDTIVLVFTPLILDVTLALKRNPLPYLVALVTAANIGSVGTITGNPQNMLVGISSGIGFADFTRSLAPVGMAGLVVAWIVLVVVYRTEFRSEKLRAEASVDTSVQPSLLRKSLLASAVLIVALVAGVAVPLSAAIAASLLMITRRTEPERVFQDIDWGLLVFFSSLFVVTGAIASSGLGRLLFDALAPLMDGGPLPLTAASVVLSNLVSNVPAVMLFRPIVPTLGEPHTAWLTLAMATTLAGNLTLLGSVANLIVAEIAGKRGVQLSFVEYLKAGTAIAVLTLAIGVAWLSL; encoded by the coding sequence ATGAATTTTCGCGAATACATCACGGCCTCCCTGGCGGTCATCACATTGGTGGGCGTCGCGATCGGACGCTACCCGGCGCTGAAAATGAACCGGGCGACAATCGCCATGGTCGGCGCCACCGGGATGGTCGCGTTTGGAGCCCTGAGCCTCGAGCAGGCCTACGCGGCGATCGATTGGAATACGGTCATTCTGCTCTTCGGAATGATGGTCCTGAATGTCAACCTGCGCATGGCCGGTTTTTTCCAGTTGGTCACCTCACATGTGGTCAGGATCGCACGAACGCCGCGGCAACTGCTGGCCCTGACAATTGCCGTCTCGGGTTTCTTTTCAGCAATATTTCTCAACGACACCATCGTGCTCGTTTTCACGCCGCTGATTCTCGACGTCACCCTCGCGCTCAAGCGCAATCCCCTGCCTTACCTGGTGGCTCTCGTCACGGCGGCAAACATCGGATCGGTCGGAACAATCACGGGCAATCCACAGAACATGCTGGTGGGTATCTCCTCGGGCATCGGCTTTGCCGATTTCACACGCTCGCTCGCGCCGGTCGGAATGGCTGGACTGGTGGTTGCATGGATTGTTCTTGTGGTGGTTTACCGAACCGAATTCCGCTCCGAGAAGCTGCGCGCGGAAGCGTCAGTCGATACCTCCGTCCAGCCATCTCTGCTTCGCAAATCGCTCCTCGCCTCGGCTGTTCTCATCGTGGCTCTCGTTGCCGGAGTCGCGGTTCCCCTGTCCGCGGCCATCGCCGCCTCCCTGCTCATGATCACGCGACGCACCGAGCCCGAACGGGTGTTTCAGGACATCGACTGGGGGCTGCTCGTCTTCTTCAGCAGCCTCTTTGTCGTCACCGGGGCGATAGCGTCCTCCGGACTCGGGCGACTGTTGTTCGATGCGCTGGCTCCGCTGATGGACGGCGGGCCGCTGCCGCTCACCGCCGCATCGGTCGTTCTCAGCAACCTCGTTTCAAACGTTCCGGCCGTGATGCTGTTCCGTCCGATCGTGCCAACCCTGGGCGAACCCCACACGGCGTGGCTCACGCTCGCCATGGCCACAACGCTGGCAGGCAATCTCACCCTGCTCGGCTCAGTCGCCAACCTGATTGTCGCTGAAATCGCGGGAAAACGGGGCGTCCAGCTCTCCTTTGTCGAATACCTGAAGGCTGGAACCGCGATCGCGGTCCTGACGCTCGCGATCGGCGTGGCCTGGCTTTCACTGTGA
- a CDS encoding NAD-dependent epimerase/dehydratase family protein: MKVLVTGAAGFIGYHVARRLADSRKCEVVGIDNLSDYYSVDLKRARIADLSLREDFRFIQLDFSDAARLQGLWNHLKPDYVVHLGAQANVRYSVDHPAAYVQSNLIGFFNMLEAARMQPPRHLVFASSSSVYGATAATPFVEDGDTSRPLSFYGATKKSNEVMAHSYAHLHGLNLTGLRFFNVYGPWGRPDTAPTLFAERIFAGKPIDLFGAGKYRRDFTYVDDIVDGVMKVLLYPPLQRTRPSFQIFNLGHNRPVELRLFVDMMASVIGRPASLNLLPPQPADVPETCASLDRIGAAMGYSPKVSLEEGLRAFVKWYRDYYRP, encoded by the coding sequence ATGAAAGTTCTTGTGACCGGTGCCGCCGGCTTCATCGGTTACCACGTCGCCAGGCGCCTGGCCGACTCGCGAAAGTGCGAGGTTGTCGGCATCGACAATCTGAGCGACTACTATTCCGTCGATCTCAAGCGGGCCCGAATCGCCGATCTGTCCCTGCGGGAGGACTTTCGTTTCATCCAACTCGATTTTTCGGATGCCGCCAGATTGCAGGGGCTTTGGAATCACCTGAAGCCAGACTACGTCGTCCATCTGGGCGCTCAGGCCAATGTCCGCTACAGCGTCGACCACCCCGCCGCCTACGTTCAGAGCAACTTGATCGGTTTCTTCAACATGCTCGAAGCCGCGCGCATGCAGCCTCCGAGGCACCTGGTCTTCGCCTCCTCCAGCAGCGTTTACGGTGCGACGGCCGCCACTCCCTTTGTCGAGGACGGCGACACGAGCCGGCCGCTCTCGTTCTATGGCGCCACCAAGAAGAGCAACGAGGTGATGGCTCACAGCTACGCGCATCTTCACGGATTGAATCTCACCGGACTTCGCTTCTTCAACGTCTATGGTCCCTGGGGGCGGCCAGACACAGCCCCCACACTCTTCGCGGAAAGGATTTTCGCCGGAAAACCCATCGACCTGTTCGGCGCGGGAAAATACCGGCGCGACTTCACCTATGTGGACGACATCGTTGATGGTGTCATGAAGGTCCTGCTCTACCCCCCACTCCAGCGCACGCGGCCCTCGTTTCAGATTTTCAATCTTGGCCACAATCGCCCTGTGGAGCTTCGACTTTTTGTGGACATGATGGCCTCCGTCATCGGCAGGCCGGCGAGTTTGAATCTGCTTCCGCCCCAGCCGGCCGACGTGCCCGAGACCTGCGCGAGCCTGGACAGGATCGGCGCAGCCATGGGGTATTCGCCCAAGGTCTCCTTGGAGGAGGGCCTGCGGGCCTTCGTAAAGTGGTATCGCGACTACTACCGGCCGTAG
- a CDS encoding glutaredoxin, whose translation MKIKAYLKPHCGWSNGVRAIMRKYDLSFEDLDIINNRALYAEMVQKSGQPLSPCVEIDGVMLADISGEEVENYLLSNQLVSPTGRSVDTVTNSGCSDEEHAKMAPKTIRFF comes from the coding sequence ATGAAGATCAAAGCCTATCTCAAGCCCCACTGTGGGTGGTCCAATGGCGTGCGTGCCATAATGCGGAAGTACGACCTTTCGTTTGAGGACTTGGACATCATCAACAACCGTGCGCTGTATGCGGAGATGGTCCAGAAGTCCGGCCAGCCCCTCTCTCCATGCGTGGAGATTGACGGTGTGATGCTTGCGGATATTTCAGGAGAAGAAGTGGAAAACTATCTCCTTTCAAATCAACTGGTTTCGCCAACGGGCCGTTCCGTCGACACTGTGACCAACTCGGGTTGCAGCGACGAGGAACATGCGAAAATGGCCCCCAAAACGATCCGCTTCTTCTAA
- the gltB gene encoding glutamate synthase large subunit, which translates to MNSSTVETTETSSRPSGLPKKQGLYDPWFEHDACGVGFVVDIKGRKSNKIVQDGLQILRNLDHRGASGAEVNTGDGAGILIQMPDAFFQDACRNTRINLPPAGEYGCGLIFLPRNPNVRRRIEERFEQIVQAEGQVFLGWRTVPTNSASLGDTALSCEPFMRHAFIGRGPDVTDSAAFERKLFVIRRRTYSEIRTSTLSGAESWYVASLSHKTLVYKGMLTTDQVSQYFPDLTHPLMDSALALVHSRFSTNTFPSWERAHPYRYLAHNGEINTLRGNINWMHAREALFENALFGEDIQKILPIINPNGSDSSMFDNTLELLVLAGRPLAHAMMMMIPEPWSNHESMDEARRAFYQYHSCLMEPWDGPASIAFTDGRQVGAILDRNGLRPSRYYVTKDGVVIMASEAGVLDVAPEDVVTKGRLQPGRMFLIDTEQGRIIEDEEIKREICGAQPYAKWLKEHLVKLHDLPEAPKVEPPDHETLLQRQIAFGYTHEDERLLLTPMARDGVEAIGSMGNDSALAVLSNKPRLLYDYFKQLFAQVTNPPIDCIREEIVISAETRLGSEGNLLNPQPTACRRVELKWPILTNEEFAKIRRTHLPGLRVGVLPILFRVTRGEKGLAKSMEELSIMARRMIEEEENNVLILSDRGVTHDYAPIPALLAVAGLHHYLIREGLRTRVSLVLETGEAREVHHFSLLIGYGCSAINPYTAFETIDDMIREGHLTNIDHKTACKNFVKAGSKGVIKVMSKMGISSIQSYRGAQVFEALGLKQDVVDHYFTWTPSRVGGIGLDVIAQEVLIRHRAAFSDRTANQVLPTGGLYQWRSSGEAHLFTPESIHFLQKAVRTGSVSAYKEYARRINDQSATLCTLRSLLRFKAGAPVPLAEVESAASIMKRFKTGAMSYGSISKEAHETLAIAMNRIGGKSNTGEGGEDPERFKPLPNGDSKNSAIKQVASGRFGVTSEYLVSARELQIKMAQGAKPGEGGQLPGTKVYPWIAKTRHTTAGVGLISPPPHHDIYSIEDLAELIHDLKNANRDARISVKLVAEVGVGTVAAGVAKAHADVVLISGYDGGTGASPQTSIHHAGLPWELGLAEVHQTLVLNNLRSRIAVETDGQLKTGRDVVVAALLGAEEFGFATAPLVATGCIMMRVCHLNTCPTGVATQDPQLRARYTGRPEDVVNFMTFIAEDMREIMAELGFRTIEEMIGRADRLEAAKAVSHWKAKGLDFSNILYQPDVGPEVGRFCQIKQDHGLDRSMDLTSLLRICEPAIERGEKVIAELPIRNVHRVVGTITSSEITRRHGAKGLPDDTIRIHFNGSAGQSFGAFMTRGMTFTLEGDANDYIGKGLSGGKIILYPPRQSTFVPENNMIAGNVALYGATAGEIYICGMAGERFAVRNSGVNAVVEAIGDNGCEYMTGGRVVVLGRAGRNFGAGMSGGVAYVLDEAGDFAKRVNLQMVAVEKVESARDVAELKGLIEKHLSHTRSRRAETVLRTWDSMLPKFVKVMPKDYKRMLACIERAQAQGLTGDEAIMAAFEENARDLSRVGGN; encoded by the coding sequence ATGAACAGCAGCACCGTCGAAACGACCGAAACCAGCTCACGGCCCTCCGGGCTTCCAAAGAAGCAGGGGCTATACGACCCATGGTTTGAGCATGACGCTTGTGGCGTCGGCTTTGTGGTGGACATCAAGGGTCGGAAATCGAACAAAATCGTTCAGGACGGCCTGCAAATATTGCGCAATCTCGATCATCGGGGCGCCAGCGGAGCTGAAGTGAATACAGGCGACGGCGCGGGAATTCTGATCCAGATGCCGGATGCATTCTTTCAAGATGCCTGCAGAAACACGCGCATCAATCTTCCTCCGGCGGGTGAGTACGGATGCGGGCTGATTTTTCTTCCGCGCAACCCGAACGTTCGCCGCAGGATCGAAGAGCGTTTTGAGCAGATCGTGCAGGCCGAGGGGCAGGTTTTCCTGGGTTGGAGAACCGTGCCAACCAACAGCGCTTCACTCGGGGATACAGCACTTTCATGCGAGCCCTTCATGCGCCACGCTTTCATTGGGCGCGGGCCTGATGTGACTGATTCCGCCGCCTTCGAGCGCAAGCTGTTCGTCATTCGGAGACGCACCTACTCGGAAATCCGAACCTCGACTCTTTCGGGTGCCGAATCCTGGTATGTGGCCAGTCTTTCTCACAAGACACTGGTGTACAAGGGCATGCTGACTACGGATCAAGTGTCGCAGTATTTTCCTGACCTCACTCATCCGCTGATGGACTCGGCGCTGGCATTGGTTCATTCACGTTTCAGCACAAACACGTTCCCGAGCTGGGAGCGCGCCCACCCCTATCGTTATCTCGCCCACAACGGGGAGATCAACACTCTCCGGGGCAACATCAACTGGATGCACGCCCGGGAGGCGCTTTTTGAGAATGCGCTGTTCGGCGAGGATATTCAGAAGATCCTTCCCATCATCAATCCGAACGGCAGCGACTCGTCGATGTTCGACAATACGCTTGAGCTGCTCGTGCTCGCCGGACGCCCGCTCGCGCACGCGATGATGATGATGATTCCAGAACCTTGGTCGAATCACGAGTCGATGGATGAAGCGCGGCGCGCCTTCTACCAGTATCACTCCTGTCTCATGGAGCCGTGGGACGGCCCGGCCTCGATCGCTTTTACCGATGGCAGGCAGGTGGGGGCGATTCTGGATCGCAACGGGCTTCGCCCATCGCGCTACTACGTGACCAAGGACGGCGTTGTCATCATGGCATCGGAAGCCGGCGTGCTCGATGTTGCTCCCGAGGATGTCGTCACCAAGGGCCGTCTTCAGCCGGGTCGCATGTTTCTCATCGATACCGAGCAGGGCCGCATCATTGAGGATGAGGAGATCAAGCGCGAAATCTGCGGTGCGCAACCGTATGCGAAGTGGCTCAAGGAGCATCTGGTCAAGCTGCATGATCTCCCTGAGGCGCCCAAGGTTGAGCCTCCCGATCATGAGACGCTGCTGCAACGGCAGATCGCCTTCGGGTACACTCATGAGGACGAGCGTTTGCTGCTCACGCCGATGGCCCGCGACGGTGTCGAGGCGATCGGTTCCATGGGCAACGATTCGGCGCTCGCGGTCCTGTCGAACAAGCCGCGACTGCTCTACGACTATTTCAAGCAGCTTTTCGCCCAGGTCACGAATCCTCCGATTGACTGCATCCGCGAGGAAATCGTCATTTCGGCCGAGACACGTCTTGGATCAGAGGGAAACCTTCTCAATCCGCAGCCCACCGCCTGTCGTCGCGTTGAATTGAAGTGGCCCATCCTCACGAACGAGGAGTTCGCGAAGATCCGCCGCACCCACCTGCCGGGCCTGCGCGTGGGTGTGCTGCCGATTCTCTTCCGCGTGACTCGTGGAGAGAAGGGTCTCGCAAAGTCCATGGAGGAGCTCTCGATCATGGCGCGCCGCATGATCGAGGAGGAGGAGAACAACGTCCTCATCCTCAGCGATCGCGGGGTGACGCATGACTATGCGCCCATTCCCGCGCTCCTTGCCGTGGCTGGTCTGCATCACTATCTCATCCGCGAAGGCCTGCGCACGCGTGTCAGCCTGGTGCTGGAAACGGGCGAGGCGCGCGAGGTTCATCATTTCTCGCTGCTGATTGGCTACGGCTGCAGCGCGATCAATCCCTATACGGCGTTCGAGACGATCGATGACATGATCCGCGAGGGCCACCTCACCAACATTGATCACAAGACCGCCTGCAAGAATTTCGTGAAGGCTGGTTCGAAGGGCGTGATCAAGGTGATGTCGAAGATGGGCATTTCCTCCATCCAAAGCTACCGCGGCGCACAGGTTTTCGAGGCTCTTGGGCTCAAGCAGGACGTTGTTGATCACTACTTCACCTGGACGCCTTCGCGCGTCGGCGGCATTGGACTGGATGTCATAGCACAGGAGGTGCTCATCCGTCATCGGGCTGCGTTTTCGGATCGCACGGCAAATCAAGTGCTTCCCACTGGCGGTCTCTATCAATGGCGCTCCAGCGGAGAGGCGCATCTTTTCACGCCGGAGTCCATTCACTTTCTCCAGAAGGCGGTGCGCACGGGAAGTGTTTCCGCATACAAGGAGTACGCCAGGCGGATCAATGACCAGTCGGCGACCTTGTGCACACTGCGCAGTCTGCTGCGGTTCAAGGCCGGCGCGCCCGTTCCGCTCGCGGAAGTTGAGTCCGCCGCCTCGATCATGAAGCGTTTCAAGACCGGCGCGATGTCCTATGGCTCCATTTCCAAGGAGGCGCACGAGACGCTGGCGATCGCGATGAATCGCATCGGGGGAAAGTCCAACACGGGCGAGGGCGGGGAGGATCCGGAGCGCTTCAAGCCGCTGCCGAATGGAGACTCGAAGAATTCCGCGATCAAGCAGGTCGCGTCGGGGCGTTTCGGCGTGACGAGCGAATACCTGGTGAGCGCGAGGGAGCTTCAAATCAAGATGGCGCAGGGGGCGAAGCCCGGCGAGGGAGGCCAGCTGCCCGGAACCAAGGTGTATCCCTGGATCGCCAAGACCCGGCACACCACCGCGGGTGTCGGCCTGATTTCGCCGCCACCGCACCACGACATCTACTCGATCGAGGATCTTGCGGAGCTCATCCACGACCTCAAGAATGCGAACCGCGATGCCCGCATCAGCGTGAAGCTCGTGGCCGAAGTCGGCGTGGGCACCGTCGCTGCCGGTGTTGCGAAGGCGCATGCCGATGTCGTTCTGATTTCCGGTTACGATGGAGGCACCGGCGCGTCTCCGCAGACTTCGATTCATCATGCGGGACTTCCCTGGGAGCTCGGGCTGGCTGAAGTGCACCAGACGCTTGTCCTGAACAATCTGCGCTCGCGCATAGCTGTTGAAACCGATGGACAGCTCAAGACGGGGCGCGATGTGGTCGTCGCCGCACTCCTCGGTGCGGAGGAGTTCGGGTTTGCCACGGCGCCTCTCGTCGCCACGGGCTGCATCATGATGCGCGTCTGCCATCTGAACACGTGTCCGACGGGTGTGGCCACGCAGGATCCTCAGCTTCGGGCCCGCTACACGGGCCGGCCCGAGGATGTTGTGAACTTCATGACATTCATCGCGGAGGACATGCGCGAAATCATGGCCGAGCTCGGATTCCGCACCATTGAGGAGATGATCGGTCGCGCGGACAGGCTAGAGGCTGCGAAGGCTGTCAGTCATTGGAAGGCGAAGGGGCTCGATTTCTCGAACATCCTCTACCAGCCCGATGTCGGACCGGAGGTCGGTCGATTCTGCCAGATCAAGCAGGACCACGGCCTCGACCGCTCGATGGATCTGACTTCCCTGCTCAGGATCTGCGAACCGGCGATTGAGCGCGGCGAGAAGGTCATCGCCGAGCTGCCCATCAGGAATGTGCATCGCGTCGTTGGAACCATCACCAGCAGCGAGATCACCAGGAGGCATGGCGCCAAGGGGCTTCCAGACGACACGATCCGGATTCATTTCAACGGATCCGCAGGCCAGAGCTTCGGCGCCTTCATGACACGCGGCATGACCTTTACCCTTGAGGGCGACGCCAATGACTACATCGGAAAGGGGTTGTCCGGGGGAAAGATCATCCTGTATCCGCCGAGGCAGTCCACGTTCGTGCCTGAGAACAACATGATTGCAGGAAATGTCGCGCTCTATGGAGCCACCGCCGGCGAGATCTACATCTGCGGCATGGCGGGCGAGCGTTTCGCCGTGCGCAATTCCGGGGTCAATGCGGTCGTGGAGGCGATCGGCGACAACGGATGCGAATACATGACGGGCGGCCGTGTCGTTGTGCTTGGACGGGCGGGGCGCAATTTCGGAGCCGGCATGTCCGGAGGCGTGGCCTACGTGCTTGATGAAGCCGGTGATTTCGCAAAGCGGGTCAACCTGCAGATGGTCGCCGTCGAGAAAGTCGAGTCAGCCAGGGATGTGGCAGAACTGAAGGGGCTCATTGAAAAGCATCTCTCCCACACCCGGAGCCGGCGTGCGGAAACAGTGCTGCGCACCTGGGACAGCATGCTGCCCAAGTTCGTCAAGGTGATGCCGAAGGACTACAAGCGCATGCTCGCCTGCATTGAGCGCGCCCAGGCCCAGGGCCTCACCGGAGACGAGGCCATCATGGCTGCATTTGAAGAGAACGCCCGCGACCTTTCGCGCGTGGGCGGCAACTGA
- a CDS encoding glutamate synthase subunit beta produces the protein MGKPTGFIDYLRELPVDRTPTERVRDWKEFHQHMEEKKLRQQGARCMDCGVPFCHTGKLLNGMASGCPINNLIPEWNDLIYRGRWKEALDRLHSTNNFPDFTGRVCPAPCEGSCVVGINAPPVTIKNIEVSIIDHGFDEGWVTPEIPKTRTGKKVAVIGSGPAGLSAAAQLNRAGHTVTVFEREDRPGGLLMYGIPNMKLDKKDVVLRRIQVLEKEGIKFICNANVGENVEPQIFLREFDATVICTGATQPRDLPIEGRSLKGVHFAMDFLTENTRALLNARTAPINARDKDVVVIGGGDTGTDCVGTSMRHGCRSLVQIEILPKPPQERAADNPWPEWPKVYKMDYGQEEAAARFGADPRIYLTTVKRFIGDDQGNLKELVTVEIKWEKNEKGQFVPKEVPGTERTRPAQLVLLAMGFLGPEQALLKEFAVETDPRSNIKAEHGKFTTSIKGVFAAGDCRRGQSLVVWAINEGRGAARECDRYLMGSTDLP, from the coding sequence ATGGGAAAGCCAACTGGATTCATTGACTACCTGCGCGAACTGCCCGTCGACCGCACGCCCACCGAGCGTGTGCGCGACTGGAAGGAATTCCACCAGCACATGGAGGAGAAAAAGCTCCGCCAGCAGGGTGCGCGCTGCATGGACTGCGGAGTCCCCTTCTGCCACACGGGAAAGCTCCTGAACGGCATGGCCTCCGGCTGTCCGATCAACAACCTGATCCCCGAGTGGAATGACTTGATCTATCGGGGGCGCTGGAAGGAGGCGCTGGACCGCCTTCACAGCACGAACAACTTCCCGGATTTCACGGGGCGCGTGTGCCCGGCCCCCTGCGAGGGATCATGCGTTGTCGGCATCAATGCGCCGCCGGTCACGATCAAGAACATCGAGGTCTCCATCATCGACCACGGCTTCGACGAAGGCTGGGTCACCCCTGAAATTCCCAAGACTCGCACGGGCAAGAAGGTTGCTGTCATCGGCTCGGGTCCGGCGGGTTTGTCGGCCGCGGCGCAGCTCAATCGCGCGGGCCACACGGTCACCGTCTTTGAACGGGAGGACCGTCCGGGAGGCCTGCTGATGTATGGCATCCCGAACATGAAGCTGGACAAGAAGGACGTCGTGCTGCGCCGCATCCAGGTGCTGGAGAAGGAAGGCATCAAGTTCATCTGCAACGCCAACGTGGGGGAAAACGTCGAACCGCAGATATTCCTCCGCGAGTTCGATGCCACTGTCATCTGCACGGGGGCAACACAGCCGCGCGATCTCCCGATCGAGGGCCGGTCGCTCAAGGGCGTGCACTTCGCGATGGATTTCCTTACCGAGAACACACGGGCGCTGCTCAATGCAAGGACCGCTCCGATCAATGCAAGGGACAAGGATGTGGTGGTGATCGGCGGAGGGGACACCGGCACCGACTGTGTCGGCACGTCCATGCGTCATGGCTGCCGGAGTCTCGTGCAGATTGAGATTCTGCCGAAGCCTCCGCAGGAGCGCGCTGCGGACAATCCCTGGCCGGAATGGCCGAAGGTCTACAAGATGGACTACGGGCAGGAGGAGGCGGCGGCAAGATTTGGCGCTGATCCGCGCATCTATCTGACAACCGTGAAGAGGTTCATCGGTGACGATCAGGGCAACCTGAAGGAACTGGTCACCGTCGAGATCAAGTGGGAGAAGAACGAGAAGGGGCAGTTTGTTCCGAAGGAGGTGCCAGGCACCGAAAGGACGCGTCCCGCCCAACTCGTTCTTCTTGCGATGGGTTTTCTCGGACCCGAGCAGGCGCTGCTCAAGGAGTTCGCGGTGGAGACTGATCCACGCTCCAACATAAAGGCTGAACACGGCAAGTTCACCACCAGCATCAAGGGCGTGTTTGCCGCCGGCGACTGCCGTCGCGGCCAGAGCCTGGTGGTCTGGGCGATCAACGAAGGCCGCGGTGCGGCACGCGAGTGCGACCGTTACCTGATGGGATCGACGGATCTTCCGTGA
- a CDS encoding DUF5069 domain-containing protein yields MPSRPIPGSTGAVLTCLPSPYVAHPGTGLLYLPRFLAKCRYVKEHGSLPPSYAKNFKRGLDRFLCLHLRIDPAEVERLVAESPDDAAVEAGLKRLLPSDVRAAAWNRELVQKGLTTEGQKFLAEALTAMGCADRAGEIRTVPDLIDFDEGRIE; encoded by the coding sequence ATGCCTTCCCGTCCGATACCTGGTTCAACCGGCGCCGTTCTGACGTGCCTGCCGTCCCCCTATGTTGCGCATCCGGGGACCGGCCTGCTTTACTTGCCGCGCTTTCTTGCCAAGTGCCGCTACGTCAAGGAGCACGGATCACTTCCGCCCAGTTACGCGAAGAACTTCAAGCGCGGACTCGACCGGTTTCTCTGTCTCCATCTCCGGATTGATCCTGCGGAAGTGGAGCGCCTGGTGGCCGAATCGCCGGACGATGCCGCTGTCGAAGCTGGTTTGAAGCGACTCCTCCCCTCGGATGTGCGCGCTGCCGCCTGGAACCGGGAACTTGTCCAGAAGGGGCTAACCACCGAGGGCCAGAAATTTCTTGCCGAGGCACTCACGGCGATGGGCTGTGCCGATCGCGCCGGCGAAATTCGGACGGTCCCGGACTTGATTGATTTCGACGAAGGCCGGATCGAGTAG
- the queC gene encoding 7-cyano-7-deazaguanine synthase QueC, with product MNVVVLCSGGMDSVTALYWARARHTVRAVASFDYGAKHNARELPFALEHAQRLGLLHEKIALPFINQLFASDLLQSGGAIPEGHYAAENMKQTVVPFRNAIMLSIACGFAESAGAEGLVIAAHGGDHAIYPDCREDFMRAMGDAMRLGTYAGVQLLRPFIAMTKGEIVSEGHRLGVDFSRTWSCYKGGAVHCGRCGTCVERREAFVAAGLPDPTPYDDVSPQPPAPASQHT from the coding sequence ATGAACGTTGTTGTCCTTTGTTCCGGAGGCATGGATTCGGTCACCGCCTTGTACTGGGCCCGCGCCCGCCATACGGTTCGGGCGGTGGCCAGTTTTGACTACGGAGCCAAGCACAATGCACGCGAGCTGCCCTTTGCACTCGAACATGCGCAGCGGCTTGGCTTGCTACACGAGAAGATCGCGCTGCCATTCATCAACCAGCTCTTCGCCTCTGATCTGCTGCAATCCGGGGGCGCCATCCCTGAAGGTCACTACGCAGCGGAAAACATGAAGCAGACGGTGGTGCCTTTCCGCAACGCGATCATGCTCAGCATCGCCTGCGGTTTCGCTGAAAGCGCCGGAGCCGAGGGGCTGGTCATCGCTGCGCACGGTGGAGACCACGCAATCTATCCCGACTGCCGCGAGGACTTCATGCGGGCGATGGGGGACGCCATGCGACTCGGAACCTATGCGGGAGTGCAGTTGCTCCGTCCATTCATCGCGATGACCAAGGGTGAAATCGTTTCGGAAGGACACAGGCTCGGAGTCGACTTCTCGCGCACCTGGTCCTGCTACAAAGGCGGCGCCGTGCACTGCGGGAGATGCGGAACCTGCGTGGAGCGGCGCGAGGCGTTCGTCGCCGCGGGACTACCCGATCCAACGCCCTATGACGACGTCAGCCCCCAGCCCCCTGCCCCCGCCAGTCAGCACACTTGA
- a CDS encoding PIN domain-containing protein: MITLLDVNVLLALTDSRHEHHVRAKALIRQVRPAGWATCPITQNGFLRIFGHPGYPDGPGSPEKARRFLASLLADPAHRFLPDDISLSDSRYFPRLPAAGNLTDIYLLALAIKHGGRFATFDQGIDASLIPGGPSACVVIAAK; the protein is encoded by the coding sequence ATGATCACCTTGCTCGATGTCAATGTGCTGCTCGCTCTGACGGACTCGCGGCACGAGCACCACGTGCGGGCCAAGGCCCTGATCCGGCAGGTGCGCCCCGCGGGATGGGCCACCTGCCCGATCACCCAGAACGGCTTTCTGCGCATCTTCGGACACCCTGGCTATCCCGATGGACCTGGTTCACCCGAAAAAGCCCGCCGATTTCTGGCGAGCCTTCTGGCCGATCCTGCCCACCGGTTCCTGCCCGACGATATTTCACTGTCGGACTCCCGGTATTTTCCCAGACTCCCGGCCGCCGGCAACCTCACTGACATCTACCTGCTCGCGCTCGCGATCAAACACGGCGGCCGGTTCGCCACGTTCGACCAGGGCATCGACGCCTCCCTGATTCCCGGCGGTCCCTCCGCCTGCGTCGTCATTGCCGCCAAATAG